The proteins below are encoded in one region of Telopea speciosissima isolate NSW1024214 ecotype Mountain lineage chromosome 10, Tspe_v1, whole genome shotgun sequence:
- the LOC122643082 gene encoding 18.2 kDa class I heat shock protein-like, with protein sequence MSMIPSIFGGGRSNIFDPFSQEIWDPFQGFPFNNNNNNSLTSIPNSARETSVVANARIDWKETPQAHVFHADLPGLKKEEVKVEVEDGKVLQISGERSREQEEKTDKWHRVERSSGKFVRRFRLPENAKMDQVNAKMENGVLTVTVPKEEEKKPEVKTIEISG encoded by the coding sequence ATGTCGATGATACCAAGCATCTTCGGCGGTGGACGAAGCAACATTTTCGATCCATTCTCACAAGAAATCTGGGATCCATTCCAGGGCTTCcccttcaacaacaacaacaacaattcgCTCACTTCCATCCCTAATTCGGCTCGTGAAACCTCTGTAGTGGCCAATGCTCGCATCGATTGGAAGGAGACCCCTCAGGCTCACGTATTTCATGCCGATCTCCCAGGACTGAAGAAGGAAGAGGTGAAGGTGGAGGTTGAGGATGGGAAGGTTCTTCAGATCAGCGGTGAGAGGAGCAGAGAGCAGGAAGAGAAGACAGACAAGTGGCACCGCGTGGAGAGGAGCAGCGGCAAGTTTGTGAGGCGGTTCAGGTTGCCTGAGAACGCCAAGATGGATCAAGTGAACGCCAAGATGGAGAACGGGGTACTCACTGTCACCGTCCCcaaggaggaggaaaagaaacCTGAGGTTAAAACCATCGAGATCTCTGGCTAG
- the LOC122643083 gene encoding 18.2 kDa class I heat shock protein-like encodes MSMIPSIFGSRSNIFDPFSLEIWDPFEGFPFNNNNNSSLTSIPNSARETSVVASARIDWKETPQAHVFHADLPGLKKEEVKVEVEEGKVLQISGERSREQEEKTDKWHRVERSSGKFVRRFRLPENAKMDHVKASMENGVLTVTVPKEEEKKPEVKTIEISG; translated from the coding sequence ATGTCGATGATTCCGAGCATTTTTGGCAGTCGAAGCAATATTTTCGATCCATTCTCACTCGAAATCTGGGATCCATTCGAGGGCTTCcccttcaacaacaacaacaactcctCCCTCACTTCCATCCCCAATTCGGCTCGTGAAACCTCTGTAGTGGCCAGTGCTCGCATTGACTGGAAGGAGACCCCTCAAGCTCACGTGTTTCATGCCGATCTCCCAGGGCTGAAGAAGGAAGAGGTGAAGGTGGAAGTGGAGGAAGGAAAAGTTCTCCAGATAAGCGGTGAGAGGAGCAGAGAGCAGGAAGAGAAGACAGACAAGTGGCACCGCGTGGAAAGGAGCAGCGGCAAGTTCGTGAGGCGGTTCAGGTTGCCTGAGAACGCCAAGATGGATCATGTGAAGGCTAGCATGGAGAACGGGGTGCTCACTGTAACCGTCCccaaggaggaggagaagaagcccGAGGTTAAGACCATCGAGATCTCTGGCTAG